The following are encoded in a window of Rhizobium sp. 11515TR genomic DNA:
- a CDS encoding virulence factor, with amino-acid sequence MADRIVVYWRDIPAQVIIKKGRQTAKRELSLRFTEAIDMCAMRTGAAETDDYLAEWRKADPVPVSDDLEAEADKAASELEAAYDRERLVALVKSGGRDNG; translated from the coding sequence ATGGCGGATCGCATTGTCGTCTACTGGCGGGACATTCCGGCCCAGGTGATCATCAAGAAGGGCAGGCAGACGGCAAAACGCGAGCTTTCGCTGCGCTTTACCGAAGCGATCGACATGTGCGCCATGCGCACCGGCGCCGCCGAAACCGACGACTATCTTGCCGAATGGCGCAAGGCGGACCCGGTGCCCGTATCCGACGATCTCGAAGCCGAGGCAGACAAGGCCGCAAGCGAGCTTGAGGCTGCTTATGATCGCGAACGGCTGGTGGCGCTGGTGAAATCCGGAGGTCGCGATAATGGCTGA
- a CDS encoding methylenetetrahydrofolate reductase C-terminal domain-containing protein produces the protein MADAVQKPGNAAAGAKAASGAYTPAGVSPNRRARRKYTVRLWAVRHSRFFEWFYRRFADAFLLLHPLWKAFGYDRVERPITFIERNVKGFLFDCRMCGQCALSSTGMSCPMNCPKQLRNGPCGGVRANGNCEVEPDMPCVWVQAWNGSRNMVHGDAILNVQKPVNQSLRETSSWLRVTAEAAATREAAKKEA, from the coding sequence ATGGCTGATGCCGTTCAGAAGCCCGGCAATGCCGCAGCAGGCGCAAAGGCAGCCAGCGGCGCCTACACGCCGGCCGGCGTCTCGCCCAATCGCCGCGCCCGCCGCAAATATACGGTCCGCCTCTGGGCAGTCCGTCATTCGCGCTTCTTCGAATGGTTCTACCGTCGCTTCGCCGACGCTTTCCTGCTGCTTCATCCACTGTGGAAGGCGTTCGGCTATGACCGCGTGGAGCGCCCGATCACCTTCATCGAACGCAATGTGAAGGGCTTCCTGTTCGATTGCCGCATGTGCGGCCAGTGCGCGCTGTCATCGACAGGAATGTCCTGCCCGATGAACTGTCCCAAGCAGCTGCGCAATGGCCCCTGCGGCGGCGTGCGCGCCAACGGCAATTGCGAAGTGGAGCCCGACATGCCCTGCGTCTGGGTACAGGCCTGGAACGGTTCGAGGAATATGGTTCACGGGGACGCGATCCTCAATGTGCAGAAGCCCGTGAACCAGTCGTTGCGCGAAACATCGTCGTGGCTTCGCGTCACGGCGGAGGCCGCCGCAACCCGTGAAGCGGCGAAAAAGGAAGCCTGA
- a CDS encoding DUF1638 domain-containing protein codes for MEKDPPPDKRTATQKVHVIACGAIAREILAVTRINGLDHIDLHCLPAIYHSYPQKIAPALEEAIVDARTRGFEKIFIGYADCGTGGDIDRICEREGIERLSGPHCYSFFTGNEAFAAREDDITSFFLTDFLARQFEAFVIVPLGLDRHPELRDMYFGNYRKVVYLSQEEDPALQAKAKEAAAYLGLDYEYRYTGYGDLARELLTV; via the coding sequence ATGGAGAAAGACCCTCCACCCGATAAACGCACAGCAACACAAAAGGTTCATGTGATCGCGTGCGGCGCAATCGCGCGCGAAATACTGGCGGTCACCAGAATAAACGGGCTCGATCATATCGATCTTCACTGTCTTCCCGCAATCTATCATTCCTATCCGCAAAAGATCGCACCAGCCCTGGAAGAGGCAATTGTCGATGCACGTACGCGCGGCTTCGAGAAGATCTTCATCGGCTATGCCGATTGCGGCACCGGCGGCGATATCGACAGAATTTGCGAGCGCGAGGGAATAGAGCGCCTTTCCGGACCGCATTGTTATTCCTTCTTTACGGGCAACGAGGCTTTCGCCGCGCGTGAAGATGACATCACATCGTTTTTCCTGACGGACTTCCTCGCCCGCCAGTTCGAAGCCTTCGTCATCGTCCCGCTCGGCCTCGATCGTCATCCCGAGCTGCGCGACATGTACTTCGGCAATTATCGCAAGGTGGTCTACCTTTCGCAGGAAGAGGATCCCGCCTTACAGGCGAAGGCGAAGGAAGCCGCAGCCTATCTCGGGCTGGACTATGAATATCGCTACACCGGGTACGGCGATCTTGCCCGTGAATTGCTGACCGTCTGA
- a CDS encoding methylenetetrahydrofolate reductase codes for MSHIDENPLGVHLPLDPLPGHYSLGRLERVLRRGEFAVTAELNPPDSANAEDVYERAAIFEGWVDGINAVDASGANCHMSSVGICALLTRMGYAPIMQIACRDKNRIAIQGDVLGAAAMGVCNIMCLTGDGVQAGDQPGAKPVFDLDCMSLLETVRIMRDNAKFLSGRKLTSPPRVFLGAAINPFAPPYDFRPYRLAKKIEAGAQFVQSQYCYDVPMFREYMKKVRDLGLHEKCFILVGVGPLASAKTARWMRSNVPGVHIPDEVIKRIEGAQDQKKEGKQLCIDIINEVKEIEGISGIHVMAYRQEEYVAEMVHDSGVLKGRQPWKREASRTDALVAERLHQISEGREENQQAMAEIAAHHTPPQTH; via the coding sequence ATGTCGCATATCGATGAAAACCCGCTTGGCGTCCATCTGCCGCTCGATCCCCTGCCCGGCCATTATTCGCTCGGGCGGCTGGAACGCGTGCTTCGCCGCGGCGAATTCGCCGTCACAGCCGAGCTCAACCCGCCCGACAGCGCCAATGCCGAAGACGTCTACGAGCGCGCCGCCATCTTCGAAGGCTGGGTCGATGGCATCAACGCCGTCGATGCCTCCGGCGCCAATTGCCATATGTCCTCAGTCGGTATCTGCGCATTGCTGACCCGGATGGGCTACGCCCCAATCATGCAGATCGCCTGCCGCGACAAGAACCGCATCGCGATCCAGGGCGACGTGCTGGGCGCTGCCGCGATGGGTGTGTGCAACATCATGTGCCTGACCGGTGACGGCGTGCAGGCCGGCGATCAGCCCGGCGCCAAGCCGGTCTTCGATCTCGACTGCATGTCGCTGCTTGAAACCGTGCGCATCATGCGCGACAACGCGAAATTTCTCTCCGGCCGCAAGCTGACGTCGCCGCCGAGGGTCTTTCTCGGCGCAGCCATCAATCCCTTCGCGCCGCCTTACGACTTCCGGCCCTACCGGCTGGCAAAGAAGATCGAGGCCGGCGCGCAGTTCGTCCAGAGCCAGTATTGCTACGATGTACCGATGTTCCGCGAATACATGAAGAAGGTGCGCGACCTCGGCCTGCACGAAAAATGCTTCATCCTCGTCGGCGTCGGCCCACTCGCCTCGGCAAAGACCGCCCGCTGGATGCGCTCCAACGTGCCGGGCGTCCATATTCCCGATGAAGTCATCAAGCGTATCGAAGGTGCGCAGGATCAGAAGAAGGAAGGCAAGCAGCTCTGCATCGACATCATCAACGAGGTGAAGGAGATCGAGGGCATTTCCGGCATTCACGTCATGGCCTACCGCCAGGAGGAATATGTCGCCGAAATGGTGCATGATTCCGGCGTTCTGAAGGGCCGTCAGCCTTGGAAGCGCGAGGCAAGCCGCACGGATGCGCTCGTCGCCGAGCGGCTGCACCAGATCAGCGAAGGCAGAGAAGAAAACCAGCAGGCGATGGCGGAAATCGCTGCCCATCACACGCCGCCACAGACGCATTGA